The following are from one region of the Mesorhizobium sp. B4-1-4 genome:
- a CDS encoding GntR family transcriptional regulator, with amino-acid sequence MVKTEFSPIVDTTRRAEIVALLRRAILTGQLEPGQKLNELRISEQMRVSRAPLREAIRELVQEGILTSIPYAGTFVIDVNAKDIDDAYSLNKVLDEFAIERTWKLRDQRFFDELDRRHEAVKQATRDRDTTRQIETALQLHGLIHEWADNSVLLETWQRLTSRLQMYFALHQQARKEAVPAEDVHETYVRLLKGDDMRAAQRHAREHIDLDFEELLAYARGLEARTPKGA; translated from the coding sequence ATGGTGAAGACGGAGTTCAGCCCGATTGTCGACACGACGCGCCGGGCCGAAATCGTGGCTCTGCTGCGGCGTGCCATCCTGACCGGCCAATTGGAACCCGGCCAGAAGCTCAACGAGCTCCGTATTTCCGAACAGATGCGGGTCAGCCGCGCGCCGTTGCGCGAGGCGATACGCGAACTGGTGCAGGAAGGCATCCTGACCAGCATTCCCTATGCCGGCACCTTCGTCATCGACGTCAACGCCAAGGACATCGACGATGCCTATTCACTCAACAAGGTGCTGGACGAGTTCGCCATTGAGCGGACCTGGAAGCTGCGTGACCAGCGCTTTTTCGATGAGCTCGACCGGCGTCACGAGGCGGTCAAGCAGGCAACGCGCGACCGCGACACCACAAGGCAGATCGAAACCGCGCTGCAGCTGCACGGCCTGATCCACGAATGGGCCGACAATTCGGTGCTCCTGGAGACATGGCAGCGGCTGACCAGCCGGCTGCAGATGTATTTCGCCCTGCACCAGCAGGCACGCAAGGAAGCCGTGCCGGCCGAGGATGTCCATGAGACCTATGTGCGGCTGCTCAAGGGCGACGACATGCGCGCCGCCCAGCGTCACGCCCGCGAGCACATCGACCTCGATTTCGAAGAGCTTCTTGCCTATGCGCGCGGCCTCGAAGCGCGCACGCCAAAAGGCGCCTGA
- a CDS encoding mandelate racemase/muconate lactonizing enzyme family protein — MQIETIKAYHVVQPFVDGPYRMSKGRVADAFDAVIVAVTSDSGLTGWGEMAPLGNFYSAAFPAGTRAGVPEIGPHLIGQDPRGLASIGRLMDTVFKGHPYIKSPLDMACWDLAARAADVPLVTLLGGKESDTAELYKVVTHGTVDQMAALAERIVKDGFHRLQVKVGGNVRDDIERVTAVAGSVPKGTVIFCDANAGWTPYQARQFADATRAIDYTFEQPCTTIDENMSVRRMLDKPMVLDESVTSLEEMLEIHRQGAADGLTLKISRLGGITKTRLIRDVAVDLGFMITVEDTGGAEIDTAAMAHLSLSTPEERRLHAIAFHEWVTVRTASNMPPVIGSRMGIPDGPGLGIDVVPDLLGKPFFEIGR; from the coding sequence GTGCAGATCGAAACCATCAAAGCCTATCATGTCGTGCAGCCCTTCGTTGACGGCCCCTACCGCATGTCCAAGGGACGCGTCGCCGATGCTTTCGACGCGGTGATTGTCGCCGTCACCTCGGACAGCGGTTTGACCGGATGGGGGGAGATGGCGCCGCTCGGCAATTTCTACTCGGCGGCGTTTCCAGCGGGGACACGCGCGGGCGTGCCGGAAATCGGGCCGCACCTTATCGGCCAGGATCCGCGTGGGCTGGCCAGCATCGGCCGGCTGATGGACACTGTGTTCAAGGGCCATCCCTACATTAAGTCGCCGCTCGACATGGCCTGCTGGGATCTCGCGGCACGCGCCGCCGACGTGCCGCTGGTCACGCTGCTCGGCGGCAAGGAGAGCGACACGGCCGAACTCTACAAAGTCGTCACCCATGGCACGGTCGATCAAATGGCGGCGCTGGCCGAGCGGATCGTCAAGGACGGCTTCCACCGGCTGCAGGTCAAGGTCGGCGGCAATGTCCGCGACGATATCGAGCGTGTTACCGCGGTCGCTGGCTCGGTGCCGAAAGGCACTGTGATCTTCTGCGACGCCAATGCCGGCTGGACGCCCTATCAGGCGCGCCAGTTCGCCGACGCGACGCGCGCAATCGACTACACGTTCGAGCAGCCCTGCACGACGATCGACGAGAACATGTCGGTGCGCCGCATGCTCGACAAGCCGATGGTGCTCGACGAATCCGTCACCTCGCTGGAGGAGATGCTGGAAATCCATCGCCAGGGCGCCGCCGACGGATTGACGCTGAAGATTTCGCGGCTCGGCGGCATCACCAAGACCCGGTTGATCCGCGACGTTGCCGTCGACCTCGGCTTCATGATCACGGTCGAGGACACTGGCGGCGCCGAGATCGATACAGCGGCGATGGCGCACCTGTCGCTGTCGACGCCGGAGGAGCGGCGGCTGCATGCCATCGCCTTCCACGAATGGGTGACGGTGCGCACCGCATCGAACATGCCGCCGGTGATCGGCAGCCGCATGGGCATTCCGGACGGGCCCGGCCTCGGCATCGACGTCGTTCCCGACCTGCTCGGCAAACCCTTCTTCGAGATCGGCCGCTGA
- a CDS encoding mandelate racemase/muconate lactonizing enzyme family protein produces the protein MKIRRIRATPINYRLEAPYVWVFGELDGFSPTIVEVETEDGLVGLGEAPTPAAAAIVNDVLAQRLVGRDAFDIAGAEHVCLPFWAGVQSINDRARIMAFGAIEMALWDLRGKAWNQPLYQLLGGAVRKDIPFTDYFSLRGDGPDVKGETTPEEVADYCVELHETHGTTFFEGKFSTDDPKISLTMVELIRRKLGDDAMIRIDSNQAYSLSTARRLARPLEELGVRNWEDPVATIEEMRELRRHCSIPFSTHNIDVARAMDLKVPDAFVGNPTAHGGIGRMLRFVGACEHAGIDYWCYSGDTGIGSACYLHLCAALGWIREPNQSLFRMQPMDIIEEGPFAPKNNVVAVPQGHGLGVTLSREKLAACHRDFVENGPCNKYHDPEKPGTYRRLPLN, from the coding sequence ATGAAGATCAGGCGCATCAGGGCAACGCCGATCAACTACCGGCTGGAAGCCCCTTACGTCTGGGTCTTCGGCGAACTCGACGGCTTCTCGCCGACCATTGTCGAGGTCGAGACGGAGGACGGGCTTGTCGGCCTCGGCGAGGCGCCGACGCCGGCCGCGGCGGCCATCGTCAATGACGTGCTTGCCCAACGGCTCGTCGGCCGCGACGCCTTCGACATCGCCGGTGCGGAGCATGTCTGCCTGCCCTTCTGGGCCGGCGTTCAGTCGATCAATGATCGCGCCCGCATCATGGCCTTCGGCGCCATCGAGATGGCGTTGTGGGACCTGCGCGGCAAGGCGTGGAACCAGCCGCTCTATCAACTGCTCGGCGGCGCGGTGCGCAAGGACATCCCGTTCACCGACTATTTCTCGCTGCGCGGCGACGGACCTGATGTGAAGGGCGAGACGACGCCGGAAGAAGTCGCTGACTATTGCGTCGAATTGCACGAGACGCATGGCACGACCTTCTTCGAGGGCAAATTCTCGACCGACGATCCGAAAATCTCACTGACGATGGTCGAGTTGATCCGCCGCAAGCTCGGCGACGACGCGATGATCCGCATCGATTCCAATCAGGCCTATTCGCTCAGCACCGCGCGGCGGCTGGCGCGGCCGCTGGAGGAACTCGGCGTGCGCAACTGGGAGGATCCGGTGGCCACGATCGAAGAAATGCGCGAACTGCGCCGTCATTGCTCGATCCCGTTCTCGACCCACAACATCGACGTTGCGCGCGCCATGGACCTCAAGGTTCCGGACGCCTTCGTCGGCAACCCGACGGCGCATGGTGGCATCGGCCGCATGCTGCGCTTCGTCGGCGCCTGCGAGCACGCCGGTATCGACTACTGGTGCTACAGCGGCGACACGGGCATCGGCAGCGCCTGTTATCTGCATCTGTGCGCCGCGCTCGGCTGGATCCGGGAGCCCAACCAGTCGCTGTTTCGCATGCAGCCGATGGATATCATCGAGGAAGGGCCGTTTGCGCCGAAAAACAATGTGGTGGCGGTGCCGCAAGGACATGGCCTCGGCGTCACGCTGTCACGCGAGAAGCTTGCCGCCTGTCATCGCGACTTCGTCGAGAACGGGCCATGCAATAAATATCATGACCCGGAAAAGCCCGGCACTTACCGCAGATTGCCACTGAACTAG